In Coleofasciculus chthonoplastes PCC 7420, a single genomic region encodes these proteins:
- a CDS encoding Rpn family recombination-promoting nuclease/putative transposase: protein MKTDSIFYNLFQAFPSIFFELINRSPEEAASYEFTSREVKQLAFRLDGLFLPKTNEPDKPFYLVEVQFQPDASLYYRLFAELFLFLKQYQPPHPWQIVVIYANRPIEREQPLHFGNLLALNQVRRIYLDELGEAAERSLGVGVVKLVIEPEETAGQLARHLIEQAQQQLNDEAVQRDLINLIETIIVYKLPQKSREEIAAMLGLSELKKTRFYQEVFEEGKQEGKQEAKLETVLALLQLGLTSAQIAEALQLPLELVQQTAQQTTRKAMSFSEQNVATFIELLTRQRSLFTPEYLAELDQVVEPLPDDITEISKALSSWLKKHPRIREAQLTLIPNPNDSGEKAPGSKEGNVKTPNYELNKQTLKNAIQQSSSSQDSQSSNSGS, encoded by the coding sequence GTGAAAACTGATAGCATCTTCTACAACCTGTTCCAAGCCTTTCCTAGCATCTTCTTTGAACTGATCAATCGTTCCCCTGAAGAAGCCGCTAGCTACGAATTCACCTCCCGCGAAGTCAAACAATTAGCCTTTCGCCTAGATGGTTTATTCCTACCCAAAACCAACGAACCCGACAAACCGTTCTACCTCGTGGAAGTTCAGTTTCAGCCCGACGCCTCCTTATACTACCGCCTATTTGCTGAACTCTTCCTCTTCTTAAAACAATACCAACCCCCTCACCCCTGGCAAATTGTTGTCATCTATGCCAACCGCCCTATCGAACGAGAGCAACCCTTACATTTTGGTAACCTCTTAGCCCTAAACCAGGTGAGACGAATTTACCTCGATGAATTAGGAGAAGCTGCCGAACGCTCATTAGGGGTAGGAGTTGTTAAGCTTGTAATCGAGCCGGAAGAAACAGCCGGACAACTCGCTCGACACTTAATTGAACAAGCCCAACAACAGCTAAACGATGAAGCTGTCCAGCGTGACCTGATTAATCTCATTGAAACGATTATTGTCTACAAATTACCACAAAAAAGCCGCGAGGAGATTGCCGCCATGTTGGGATTAAGCGAACTGAAAAAGACCCGATTTTATCAAGAAGTCTTTGAAGAAGGTAAACAGGAAGGTAAGCAAGAGGCAAAATTAGAGACAGTGCTAGCATTGCTCCAGTTAGGATTAACCTCAGCTCAGATTGCTGAAGCACTCCAATTGCCTTTGGAATTAGTCCAGCAAACTGCACAACAAACAACCCGTAAAGCTATGTCATTCTCTGAACAAAATGTTGCTACTTTCATTGAACTACTAACCCGTCAGCGTTCCCTCTTTACGCCAGAATACTTAGCGGAGTTGGATCAGGTAGTCGAGCCGTTACCAGATGATATTACAGAAATATCGAAGGCATTGTCATCATGGTTAAAAAAACACCCAAGAATTCGCGAAGCCCAATTAACACTTATCCCTAACCCTAATGATTCAGGAGAGAAAGCACCAGGTAGCAAAGAAGGCAACGTCAAAACTCCCAACTACGAACTCAATAAACAAACCCTAAAAAATGCCATTCAGCAAAGCTCCTCTTCCCAGGATTCCCAGTCATCAAACTCTGGCTCATGA
- a CDS encoding response regulator, protein MDCQPNQPLILVVDDDRSMRSLLNLAMTEEGYGVVEAKDGEQCLSEYMHHQPDMVLLDAVMPGLDGFTCCQRLRSLPGGDRIPILMITVLDDQESVDRAFAVGATDYVTKPIYWAVLSQRVRRLLAAAQALTQAEQATQQLQRLQQWDALFAEILQRLGKSTPVLTLLDFTVAKLRVQLEVERVILYTLGDQSIVESVAPGYPSVLELSLADPGLEEDYKTVYQQGQIVAIEDIEQEHIEQTELSEEAIAQLTPLKTKAVLIVPLISHGQRLGELCVHQCITPRHWDQPTIERLTNLSNLLAIALFMNTNST, encoded by the coding sequence ATGGATTGTCAGCCCAATCAACCTTTAATCCTCGTCGTTGATGATGATCGTTCGATGCGCTCATTACTCAATTTAGCGATGACAGAAGAAGGGTATGGCGTCGTGGAAGCGAAGGATGGGGAGCAATGTCTGAGCGAATATATGCATCATCAGCCAGACATGGTATTGTTGGATGCAGTTATGCCGGGATTGGATGGCTTTACCTGCTGTCAGCGTTTGCGTTCTCTACCGGGAGGCGATCGCATCCCGATTTTAATGATTACGGTTTTGGATGATCAAGAGTCCGTGGATCGTGCTTTTGCCGTAGGTGCAACGGATTATGTCACCAAACCCATCTATTGGGCGGTTCTCTCCCAACGAGTACGGCGTCTCTTGGCGGCGGCTCAAGCTTTGACACAGGCGGAACAAGCCACCCAGCAATTACAGCGTTTACAACAGTGGGATGCTTTATTCGCAGAGATTCTCCAGCGCTTGGGTAAGTCTACTCCTGTGTTAACCCTGCTGGATTTCACGGTGGCGAAGCTGCGAGTTCAGTTAGAGGTTGAACGAGTCATCCTTTATACCTTAGGCGATCAATCGATTGTGGAATCCGTCGCCCCCGGATATCCCTCGGTGCTAGAACTTTCCCTTGCTGATCCCGGTTTAGAGGAAGACTATAAGACAGTGTACCAACAAGGGCAAATTGTCGCGATTGAGGATATTGAGCAAGAGCATATTGAGCAAACCGAACTCTCAGAGGAAGCGATCGCGCAACTGACTCCGTTAAAAACCAAAGCTGTTTTAATTGTACCCTTAATCAGTCACGGTCAACGATTAGGGGAGCTGTGTGTCCATCAATGTATAACACCACGCCATTGGGATCAGCCGACAATAGAGCGATTGACTAATCTGAGCAACTTACTCGCGATCGCGCTGTTCATGAACACAAATTCAACATAG
- a CDS encoding RRXRR domain-containing protein, protein MIRVPVLSPKGKPLMPAKASRVRRWLKSGKVKVIRNDLGVFQVQLVKEPSGEQTQDIAAGIDPGKLFTGMAVQSKSVTLFLAHLNLPFKTVTKRMQGRAMMRRGRRGRRINRKVPYDQRNHRECRFDNRKGHKIPPSIRANKQLALRVIQELSKIYPFTHVLVEVIKARGDKGFSPAMVGQYWQIEQLEQAGYTVHTQEGWHTSNLRKYLGLPKSKNKAEESPAAHAVDGICLAASRFIRYRQIKGRSGTFLGSITVTPCQFAVISRSPICRRQLHLMIPGKGGKRRHYGGTLTRHGLRKGDYVKAEKAGITYYGYVSGDTKTQVSVSDAKWKRIGRFTTKKVQLLQRNTGLVSTVGLSNLALSEVEGRGLTSIPLRPTSLRSESHEVKRWIVSPINL, encoded by the coding sequence ATGATTCGTGTTCCAGTTTTATCACCAAAAGGGAAACCATTAATGCCAGCTAAAGCTAGCCGTGTTCGACGGTGGTTAAAGTCAGGCAAGGTCAAGGTTATACGCAATGACTTAGGTGTCTTTCAAGTCCAGTTAGTCAAGGAACCGTCAGGTGAACAGACCCAAGATATTGCAGCCGGAATTGACCCGGGAAAGCTGTTTACTGGGATGGCTGTCCAGTCAAAAAGTGTCACCCTATTCCTTGCCCATCTGAACCTACCATTTAAAACCGTAACCAAGCGGATGCAAGGGCGGGCGATGATGCGACGAGGACGGCGAGGGCGACGGATTAACCGGAAGGTTCCTTATGACCAACGCAACCACCGCGAGTGCCGATTCGATAACCGCAAAGGTCATAAAATACCTCCCAGCATTCGGGCGAATAAGCAGTTAGCACTACGGGTGATCCAGGAGTTATCAAAGATTTACCCGTTTACTCATGTCCTCGTGGAGGTGATTAAAGCTAGAGGTGACAAGGGTTTTAGTCCGGCAATGGTCGGGCAGTATTGGCAAATTGAGCAGTTAGAACAAGCAGGCTATACCGTCCACACCCAAGAGGGATGGCACACCTCAAACCTAAGAAAGTATCTAGGCTTACCCAAGTCTAAGAATAAAGCTGAGGAATCACCCGCCGCCCATGCCGTTGACGGCATCTGCCTAGCCGCCTCCCGGTTTATACGGTATCGCCAGATTAAAGGCAGAAGTGGTACCTTCCTAGGGTCTATTACGGTAACACCATGTCAGTTTGCAGTGATTAGTCGCTCTCCAATTTGCCGCCGTCAGCTACATTTAATGATTCCCGGCAAGGGAGGGAAACGGCGGCATTATGGTGGCACCCTCACCCGTCACGGGTTGAGGAAGGGCGATTATGTCAAAGCTGAAAAGGCGGGTATCACTTACTACGGTTACGTTTCCGGTGACACTAAAACTCAAGTCTCGGTCAGTGACGCTAAATGGAAACGAATAGGGAGGTTTACCACCAAAAAAGTCCAATTGTTGCAACGAAATACCGGACTGGTATCAACAGTTGGGTTGTCAAACCTTGCCCTGAGCGAAGTCGAAGGGCGTGGTTTGACCTCTATCCCCCTCCGACCTACTTCGTTGAGGTCGGAGTCCCACGAGGTAAAACGATGGATTGTCAGCCCAATCAACCTTTAA
- a CDS encoding response regulator: MQITPLTKTHKTRILLAEDNRVNQKFALLLLKKLGYQTDVVSNGAEALQALQSQSYDVVFMDVEMPEMDGLTATRQICEQWAAGERPRIIALTAYARRGDREQCLAAGMDDYITKPIELPKLVQALQKVSDSHQGLHGDEGAGVFPASPRLLDTESEVLDPKIWQSLEKLAGAKANVVLDKIVGDYLEDAPERLQAIQSAIATQDAEALRQAAHSLRSSSANLGAVTLSHLCKELEALAGAGITEVPAEQRVQVEVEYEKVRTALIKQVSKSPIPTSKSAVACPQLP; encoded by the coding sequence ATGCAAATCACGCCTTTAACAAAAACCCATAAAACACGGATATTGCTAGCGGAAGACAATCGGGTGAATCAGAAATTTGCCCTCCTGTTGCTCAAGAAACTGGGCTATCAGACTGATGTCGTGAGTAACGGTGCAGAAGCATTACAGGCTTTGCAGAGCCAGTCTTATGATGTCGTGTTTATGGATGTGGAAATGCCAGAAATGGATGGTTTAACCGCGACGCGCCAGATATGTGAGCAGTGGGCTGCTGGCGAACGCCCCCGGATTATTGCGCTGACGGCTTATGCTCGGCGGGGGGATCGAGAACAGTGCTTGGCGGCGGGGATGGATGATTATATTACGAAACCGATTGAGTTGCCAAAACTGGTTCAGGCGTTGCAGAAGGTATCGGATAGTCATCAGGGGTTACATGGAGATGAGGGCGCAGGTGTTTTTCCGGCGTCGCCAAGGTTGCTTGATACGGAGTCGGAGGTATTAGATCCTAAGATATGGCAATCCTTAGAGAAATTAGCGGGAGCAAAAGCCAATGTTGTCTTGGATAAAATTGTGGGGGACTATTTAGAAGATGCACCCGAACGACTTCAAGCCATTCAATCCGCGATCGCAACCCAAGATGCAGAGGCTCTAAGACAGGCGGCTCATAGTCTCCGTTCGAGTAGCGCGAATCTGGGTGCTGTCACTCTTTCCCATCTCTGCAAGGAGTTGGAAGCCTTGGCAGGTGCGGGTATAACTGAAGTCCCTGCGGAGCAACGGGTTCAGGTCGAGGTAGAGTATGAGAAGGTGAGAACTGCTTTAATTAAACAGGTGTCAAAATCCCCAATTCCCACTTCTAAATCAGCAGTCGCTTGTCCCCAGTTACCTTGA
- a CDS encoding response regulator transcription factor yields MKILFIEDNDLNREAISEYLELHGYEVYAKPDGANFLEVVRECEVPQLASLKLGLPTP; encoded by the coding sequence GTGAAAATTTTATTTATCGAAGATAACGACTTGAATCGGGAAGCAATTAGTGAATATCTTGAGTTGCATGGGTATGAAGTTTATGCTAAACCCGATGGCGCTAATTTTTTAGAGGTGGTGAGAGAATGTGAAGTACCCCAACTTGCTTCGCTGAAGTTGGGGCTTCCAACTCCTTAA
- a CDS encoding class I SAM-dependent methyltransferase gives MSDIFTKLAYQTFQQGKAAFALAHKNTASQLRNLINPPINQLRTKPLSPDILQLLRQRLEQILETDWQDAQLGVYPESLLFDNPWEDFWRYYPGICLDLLNIWERVNQNKYQEFSPDIDIQNYPNYYRRNFHYQTDGYLSDTSANLYDLQVELLFNGAADPMRRRVLAPLKEGLKAFDAVPPQQIRVLDVACGTGRTLKMIRASLPKASLFGTDLSPTYLRKANQLLSQIPGELPQLMQAKAEELPYRDNYFHGITCVFLFHELPPSIRQRIIEQCFRVIQPGGVFVICDSIQAIDFPQFMPMMENFPAMFHEPYYRHYITDDLVKRLTQAGFEAITTQNHFMSKYWIAHKPEDATV, from the coding sequence ATGTCTGATATTTTCACAAAACTGGCATATCAAACATTCCAGCAAGGAAAAGCGGCTTTTGCGCTGGCACACAAAAACACAGCATCACAACTACGGAATCTGATTAATCCCCCAATCAATCAGCTTAGAACCAAACCCCTCTCTCCAGACATCCTGCAACTACTTCGGCAAAGGTTAGAGCAGATTCTGGAAACTGATTGGCAGGATGCACAGCTTGGCGTTTATCCGGAAAGCCTGCTGTTTGATAACCCTTGGGAAGACTTCTGGCGCTACTATCCAGGGATTTGCCTGGATTTACTGAATATCTGGGAGAGGGTCAATCAGAATAAATATCAGGAGTTCTCGCCAGATATTGATATACAAAATTATCCGAACTACTATCGGCGCAACTTCCATTACCAAACCGATGGCTACTTGAGTGATACCTCAGCCAACCTGTATGATTTGCAGGTCGAACTTCTGTTCAATGGTGCGGCTGATCCGATGCGACGGCGCGTACTTGCACCGTTAAAGGAAGGACTCAAAGCCTTTGATGCAGTGCCTCCTCAACAAATTAGAGTTCTCGATGTCGCCTGTGGAACAGGTCGGACTTTGAAGATGATTCGGGCAAGTTTGCCAAAAGCGTCTCTATTTGGCACAGATTTATCCCCAACTTATTTGCGTAAAGCCAATCAACTCTTATCCCAGATTCCGGGAGAATTACCCCAACTGATGCAGGCGAAGGCGGAGGAACTGCCGTATCGGGATAATTATTTCCACGGTATCACTTGCGTGTTTCTGTTTCACGAACTACCACCGTCTATCCGTCAGCGCATCATTGAGCAATGCTTCCGTGTGATTCAACCGGGAGGGGTGTTTGTCATCTGTGACTCAATTCAGGCGATTGATTTTCCTCAATTCATGCCCATGATGGAAAACTTCCCTGCTATGTTCCACGAACCGTACTACAGACACTATATTACCGATGATTTAGTCAAACGCCTCACTCAGGCGGGTTTTGAGGCAATTACAACTCAAAACCACTTTATGAGCAAGTACTGGATTGCTCATAAGCCTGAAGACGCTACGGTGTAA
- a CDS encoding efflux RND transporter permease subunit, whose product MAGNGSGICKFVRLLPITAITCLLLSFAIAILVDVPLSRFLLAGVSKENKTSRIDQLSETASERFTQWSLNHTVRNQTTARAWTAGTIALFLCVVFAFTQIPTVFFPETDARDLSINVEMPPTTTLEISQAVADDLGQHLRSKDYFESVIKYVGRRSTLVSSGELQPSQASYLVGFDAVFVPEEQRQFTSFEYVDKLRPQLEAALTSYPGATLVINSQQAAQNEDPIQVEITGNNLSELRRISGDIQLALRQIPGTTDVRDNLGDLQPDLKLIPEREQLDFYGISEEQLAAQARYYSNRHGC is encoded by the coding sequence GTGGCAGGCAATGGCAGCGGTATTTGTAAATTTGTTCGCTTGCTGCCGATTACGGCGATTACCTGCCTGCTGCTGAGTTTTGCGATCGCGATTTTGGTGGATGTGCCGTTATCTCGTTTTCTGTTAGCTGGAGTCAGCAAAGAAAATAAAACCTCCCGCATTGACCAACTCAGTGAAACTGCATCGGAACGGTTTACTCAGTGGAGTTTAAATCATACCGTTCGTAATCAAACCACTGCCCGGGCGTGGACGGCGGGAACCATTGCCTTATTTCTCTGTGTCGTCTTTGCCTTTACCCAAATTCCCACGGTGTTTTTTCCCGAAACCGACGCACGGGATTTGAGTATTAATGTGGAAATGCCGCCGACAACCACGCTGGAAATATCACAAGCGGTAGCGGATGATTTGGGTCAACATTTACGGTCTAAAGACTATTTTGAAAGTGTAATTAAATATGTTGGACGACGCAGTACCTTAGTCAGTTCGGGTGAATTGCAGCCCAGCCAAGCCAGCTATTTGGTGGGATTTGATGCTGTATTTGTTCCTGAAGAACAGCGGCAGTTTACCTCCTTTGAATACGTGGATAAACTGCGTCCCCAACTGGAAGCGGCACTGACATCTTATCCCGGTGCAACTTTAGTGATCAACAGCCAACAAGCCGCCCAAAATGAAGACCCGATCCAAGTCGAAATTACCGGGAACAATCTGAGTGAATTGCGGCGGATTTCTGGGGATATTCAGTTAGCATTGCGGCAAATACCGGGGACAACCGATGTGCGCGATAATTTGGGAGACTTGCAACCGGATTTAAAACTGATTCCCGAACGTGAACAGCTTGATTTTTATGGAATTAGTGAAGAACAACTGGCGGCACAGGCGCGTTATTATAGCAACCGCCATGGCTGTTAG
- a CDS encoding DUF7219 family protein: MSDRLNFLYPRCRYHGHKKPEYLDFNANLQEFAQRVTTICNLQTSGKLPPEQAYDQIQDLWQQLHYSGQHLLDID; this comes from the coding sequence ATGAGCGATCGCCTGAATTTTTTATATCCTCGTTGTCGCTATCATGGTCATAAGAAACCGGAATATCTGGACTTTAATGCCAATTTACAAGAATTTGCTCAGCGAGTGACCACCATCTGCAACCTACAAACCTCAGGAAAATTGCCTCCGGAACAGGCTTATGATCAAATTCAAGATCTTTGGCAGCAGTTACACTACTCAGGTCAGCATCTTCTGGATATTGATTAA
- a CDS encoding CHAT domain-containing protein, whose product MDESRRQDYRNLIQMLLNCPSGDEPIILRANSNLIDAGLVQTMLQIAAGLIVTGKLDASDFLMNVTGYLLGVYSTPIKRLSSKDAPIAVGIGNSFAVIPEPEKYASFLGELMQAILDHRRNLEGVYPFLKANLDKLDDTFAQVLHDWATSLLLKLEPADAENLAVDIGNFGFLLQQFPLGSKASNLEIAITAYQFTVTVLSREGFPKEWANTHNNLGQAYRNRIRGDKPQNLEKAIAAFQNALQVYTQKDFLQRWAMIKNNLGLVYREQGWIEQAVAAHEDALKGYSYQEFPEEWGVSKFCALALLRGAETLAMSLLWVMFIPKLDTPEEWADTQTYLGNVYSDKGEVDKAIAAYKKALKVRISGTYKWAETQNNLAAQYREIGQIAQAIAIYKDNLQVYTHKEFPERWATTHYNLARAYSKAGQIKQAIKAYQSALKVYTPAAFPIECLHCGNNLGHLAFDAERLEEAIEAYGVAIEAVEESWAWASTDARRQEIQTEAIGVYIGIVKSYVKTKQWKTAIEYAERSKARNLVQLLANRDLYPKGASESDCNQLKYLRREIAAKQRQLETTQINFSTGIEENKQLLDQTYSEQLRQELDKLQQQLNDLLEQIKTLDPNFSFTQRVEPISFERIQALLPNDKTVLIEWYVLGDTFLTFIVTRQSPGITVWQSSPEDAQALFDWLREDFSDDEQPSKENWKNQLEFKLHHLAQILHLEEILSHVPETCDRVILIPHFLLHLLPLHALPVTSTDTSPVEEDRSPLAKKRESDADPARQKCLLDRFPEGVSYAPSCGLLQLTQNSQHSEFSYFFGIQNPTQDLNYADLEVETIRQDFHPNDKVFAREAATKQAIYNQQLHLAHCIHFSCHGYFDSEAPLRSALLLADATPTQTETSQMTNPERYIHLREGSTVNQGKCLTLGEIFGLELSQCRLVTLSACETGITSPKGLIDEYIGIPSGFLIAGSPSVVSSLWRVNDLSTALLMIKFYQNLKSGSTVAVALNTAQTWLRDATKEQLQQWASQLPLDDEQELQLDAFFYNLQPSSKPFESPYHWAAFCAIGQ is encoded by the coding sequence ATGGATGAAAGTCGTCGGCAAGACTATCGTAATCTAATACAAATGCTGCTGAATTGTCCTAGTGGTGACGAACCAATAATTTTGAGGGCAAATTCAAACCTCATAGATGCTGGTTTAGTACAGACTATGCTACAGATAGCGGCTGGTTTGATAGTTACAGGTAAGCTGGACGCTTCTGATTTTTTAATGAATGTTACTGGTTACCTGTTAGGAGTGTACAGCACGCCCATAAAGAGATTGTCAAGCAAAGATGCACCAATAGCAGTTGGTATCGGCAACTCATTTGCAGTAATCCCAGAACCAGAAAAGTATGCCAGTTTCTTAGGTGAACTAATGCAGGCAATTTTAGATCACAGAAGGAATCTAGAAGGAGTATATCCTTTTCTGAAAGCTAACTTGGACAAACTGGATGATACCTTTGCTCAAGTATTGCACGACTGGGCAACATCACTCTTATTGAAACTGGAGCCAGCAGACGCAGAAAACCTTGCGGTAGACATCGGCAATTTCGGTTTTCTGCTTCAGCAATTTCCACTAGGCAGCAAAGCTAGCAACTTAGAAATTGCTATTACAGCTTACCAATTTACTGTTACAGTTTTAAGCCGTGAAGGTTTTCCAAAAGAGTGGGCAAATACTCACAACAATCTGGGTCAAGCCTACCGTAATCGAATTCGCGGTGACAAGCCACAGAATCTGGAAAAAGCGATCGCAGCTTTCCAAAACGCCTTGCAAGTCTACACCCAAAAAGATTTTCTACAACGGTGGGCAATGATCAAAAACAATTTGGGTCTTGTCTACAGGGAGCAAGGGTGGATTGAGCAGGCAGTCGCGGCACATGAAGACGCACTAAAAGGCTATAGCTATCAGGAGTTTCCAGAAGAATGGGGAGTATCCAAATTTTGCGCGTTAGCTCTTTTAAGGGGGGCTGAAACTCTTGCAATGTCGTTACTTTGGGTAATGTTTATTCCAAAATTGGATACTCCCGAAGAATGGGCAGATACCCAAACCTATCTGGGCAATGTCTACAGCGATAAGGGGGAAGTTGATAAGGCAATCGCAGCTTACAAAAAAGCTCTAAAAGTCCGTATTTCTGGGACATATAAGTGGGCAGAAACACAGAATAATTTGGCAGCTCAGTATCGCGAAATTGGGCAGATTGCTCAAGCGATCGCCATCTACAAAGACAACCTGCAAGTTTACACCCACAAGGAATTTCCAGAACGCTGGGCTACAACCCATTACAATTTAGCTCGTGCCTATAGTAAGGCAGGACAGATCAAACAGGCAATTAAAGCTTATCAGTCAGCTCTAAAGGTGTACACACCTGCTGCTTTTCCCATCGAATGCTTGCACTGTGGAAATAACCTCGGTCACCTAGCATTCGACGCTGAGCGTTTAGAAGAGGCAATTGAAGCTTATGGCGTTGCTATTGAAGCTGTTGAGGAGAGTTGGGCTTGGGCGAGTACCGATGCACGGCGTCAAGAGATTCAAACAGAAGCGATAGGTGTCTACATCGGAATTGTAAAATCCTACGTCAAAACCAAGCAGTGGAAGACAGCAATTGAATACGCTGAGCGTAGCAAAGCCCGTAACTTAGTACAACTCCTGGCTAATCGTGACCTTTATCCAAAAGGAGCTTCAGAAAGTGACTGCAACCAACTAAAGTATCTGCGTCGGGAAATTGCGGCAAAGCAACGGCAGTTAGAAACTACCCAGATAAATTTTTCTACTGGCATCGAGGAAAATAAGCAACTACTAGACCAAACTTATTCCGAGCAATTGCGCCAAGAACTGGATAAGTTGCAGCAACAATTGAATGATTTGCTGGAACAAATCAAGACACTAGATCCCAACTTCAGCTTCACTCAACGGGTCGAACCCATCTCTTTTGAGAGGATTCAGGCATTGCTACCCAATGATAAAACTGTCCTCATCGAGTGGTACGTTTTAGGTGACACTTTTCTAACCTTTATCGTTACCCGCCAAAGCCCGGGAATTACTGTTTGGCAATCCTCTCCAGAAGACGCTCAAGCTTTATTTGACTGGCTTAGAGAGGATTTTTCTGACGACGAGCAACCCTCAAAGGAAAATTGGAAAAACCAGCTAGAGTTCAAGCTTCATCACCTTGCTCAAATTCTGCATTTAGAGGAAATCCTATCCCATGTTCCAGAGACCTGCGATCGCGTAATTCTGATTCCCCATTTCTTACTCCACCTGCTTCCCCTTCACGCCCTACCAGTCACTTCTACGGATACGTCTCCCGTCGAAGAGGATAGAAGTCCGCTAGCAAAGAAGAGAGAATCTGACGCTGATCCTGCCAGACAAAAATGCCTCCTTGACCGATTTCCTGAAGGTGTGAGTTATGCACCTAGTTGCGGACTATTGCAGCTAACTCAAAACTCGCAACACTCTGAATTTAGCTATTTCTTTGGCATCCAAAATCCCACTCAAGACCTGAATTACGCCGATCTTGAAGTCGAAACAATCAGGCAGGACTTCCACCCCAATGATAAAGTCTTTGCGAGAGAGGCTGCTACGAAACAAGCCATCTACAACCAGCAACTTCATCTTGCCCACTGTATCCACTTTTCCTGTCATGGCTATTTTGATTCAGAAGCCCCCCTGCGTTCTGCCCTACTCCTCGCAGATGCCACGCCAACACAAACAGAAACTTCCCAGATGACAAACCCAGAGCGCTACATTCATTTAAGAGAGGGTAGCACCGTTAATCAGGGAAAGTGTTTGACATTGGGAGAAATTTTTGGGCTAGAGCTTAGCCAATGCCGCCTTGTCACTCTCTCTGCCTGCGAAACTGGCATAACCTCTCCCAAGGGTTTGATCGACGAATACATAGGCATACCCAGTGGCTTCCTCATCGCAGGTTCTCCCAGTGTCGTTAGTTCCCTTTGGAGAGTGAACGACTTATCGACAGCCCTGTTGATGATTAAGTTCTATCAAAATCTCAAATCCGGCTCAACCGTCGCCGTAGCCCTCAACACTGCCCAAACCTGGCTCAGAGATGCTACAAAAGAACAATTGCAGCAGTGGGCAAGCCAACTCCCCTTGGATGATGAACAGGAACTACAATTGGATGCTTTCTTCTATAATTTACAACCGAGTAGCAAACCCTTTGAATCTCCCTACCACTGGGCAGCATTCTGTGCCATTGGTCAATAA
- a CDS encoding YbjN domain-containing protein, producing the protein MTTQKSSSETVSTEGLSTEEMVPTEFIQDKTTVNYVETIETVISSLEQDDSAMVSHNDEGYLWKFKYGSVEVFVQLTGSTDEDTFTVWSSVLNLPAEKEAELMRRLLEMNWSDTFESRFGIVDDQVVVLSSRTVAELSPGEISRAITIVATIADDNDEALQEEFGAA; encoded by the coding sequence ATGACCACTCAAAAATCAAGTTCAGAAACGGTGTCTACTGAAGGCTTGTCAACGGAGGAGATGGTTCCCACGGAGTTTATCCAAGACAAGACTACCGTCAACTATGTAGAAACCATCGAAACAGTCATCTCTAGCCTGGAGCAAGATGACAGTGCTATGGTAAGCCATAACGACGAAGGCTATCTCTGGAAGTTTAAGTATGGTAGCGTAGAAGTCTTTGTCCAGCTAACGGGTTCTACAGACGAGGATACATTCACCGTTTGGTCTTCGGTGCTGAACCTCCCGGCAGAAAAAGAAGCTGAATTGATGCGTAGGCTTCTGGAAATGAACTGGTCAGATACCTTTGAATCCCGTTTTGGGATTGTGGATGATCAAGTGGTGGTGTTATCATCGCGCACGGTGGCTGAACTATCGCCGGGAGAAATTTCTCGGGCGATTACGATTGTTGCTACTATTGCTGATGATAATGATGAAGCGTTGCAAGAAGAGTTTGGCGCGGCTTGA
- a CDS encoding response regulator, which translates to MVEFRAAQGLHLYHTEHDYLSSHALEGRPKRIIAIVLQKIWRVRITWKSPYLRLRAVHPHLAIAEGEDFRDYVKPDLILLDLKLPEIDGFTLMEQLRQSQSLQIPVVILSALSFNSDKQRAFELGACCFLVKPTMVQDIRRAIQKELK; encoded by the coding sequence GTGGTCGAGTTCCGAGCCGCGCAAGGACTACATCTCTATCACACCGAGCATGACTATCTGTCTTCCCATGCCTTAGAAGGTAGACCTAAGCGGATTATTGCCATTGTACTACAAAAGATTTGGCGTGTCAGGATAACTTGGAAATCTCCGTACCTCCGATTAAGAGCTGTCCATCCTCACCTTGCTATCGCTGAAGGTGAGGACTTTCGCGACTACGTTAAACCTGATTTAATTTTACTGGATCTCAAGTTACCAGAGATTGATGGCTTTACGTTGATGGAACAACTGCGACAATCCCAATCGTTACAAATCCCGGTGGTCATTCTTTCAGCACTTTCCTTTAATTCGGATAAACAGCGAGCATTTGAATTGGGGGCTTGCTGTTTTTTGGTGAAACCGACGATGGTGCAGGATATTAGGCGTGCGATTCAGAAGGAATTGAAATAA